The window ACGATTTATATATAAATCTTGTTTTTCCTGTTTTCCTTCTTCATTCGTAAATGTCATACTGCTTTTTTTACCAAATGGCGGATTTGCAAGTACATAATCGTAACGCTCTCCATTGTCCGAAACCAAAGCATCTGCCGAAGATATTAGCGTTTCGCCATCAATTTCGCCAATGTTATGCAAAAACATATTCATCAATGCCATTCTGCGAGTATTGGCAACAATCTCGTTTCCGTAAAATGTTTTGTTTTTCAAAAACTCTTTTTCGTCTATGTCTAATTTGTTATTTTCAATTATATAATCGTAAGAAGCCAAAAAGAAACCGCCTGTACCACAAGCAGGGTCAATAATGCTTTTCATAGGTTTTGGGCGAACGCAAGCAACCATTGTTTTTATCAATGCTCTTGGTGTAAAATACTGTCCTGCACCGCTTTTTGTATCTTCTGCATTTTTCTCTAAAAGTCCTTCGTATATTTTGCCTTTTACATCTGCCCCCATCAAACTCCACTGCTCTTTATCAATCATATCAATGATTTTTAAGAGTTTTGAAGGGTCTTGAATTTTGTTCTGACTTTTGATGAAGATTTGTCCTAAAATTCCTTTTTCGCTTGCCAACGAACGAAGCATTTGATTGTAAAAAACTTCTAATTCAGCACCACGCTTTTGTGATAAAGTATTCCAGTCGCAAAGTTCGGCATCTTTTATTTCTACGCTTTGGGCATTTTTAAGTTTCGGGAATTTTAATCCTTTATTGTATGGCGGTTTGTTTAATTCATTTGCCATTTTTAAAAATAGCAAATAAGTAATCTGCTCCAAATAATCACCATAACTAACGCCATCGTCACGCAATACACTGGCGAAGTTCCAAACTTTTGATATAATTGTATTTTCTGTCATTTATCTACTTCTTTAACTTTCCTTATATATAACTCGGTAATTTCCGGTAATAATATTGTTTTGCTTTATTAATATCATTTTCCTCTATACTATTAGTAATT of the Bacteroidota bacterium genome contains:
- a CDS encoding class I SAM-dependent DNA methyltransferase → MTENTIISKVWNFASVLRDDGVSYGDYLEQITYLLFLKMANELNKPPYNKGLKFPKLKNAQSVEIKDAELCDWNTLSQKRGAELEVFYNQMLRSLASEKGILGQIFIKSQNKIQDPSKLLKIIDMIDKEQWSLMGADVKGKIYEGLLEKNAEDTKSGAGQYFTPRALIKTMVACVRPKPMKSIIDPACGTGGFFLASYDYIIENNKLDIDEKEFLKNKTFYGNEIVANTRRMALMNMFLHNIGEIDGETLISSADALVSDNGERYDYVLANPPFGKKSSMTFTNEEGKQEKQDLYINRQDFWATTSNKQLNFLQHIKSQLKISGEAAVVLPDNVLFEGGAGETVRKELLKTTELHTILRLPTGIFYAQGVKANVLFFDNKPASKDH